The Dysidea avara chromosome 13, odDysAvar1.4, whole genome shotgun sequence genome includes a region encoding these proteins:
- the LOC136243452 gene encoding lipoma-preferred partner homolog, whose product MSSSEAEFDRLASDLYKTLGISGHERISSAARSGSWKRKEDRSSSMKVKQDWASEPRSSHLKRVSSELASPPAVSSPPTDSEAYTFTKPRLPSESKPDESKPKSPRSSPKAAIGNCEACGRRIGPMEEACTALEKIYHVTCFTCAECKRTLLGKTFYQVQGRVLCQKDYEATLQVCHVCERPVMDRVLKAIGKVFHPGCFACATCGKCLEGVHFTVDASGRVYCIEDFHKRYAPKCGVCNQPIRPEQGTSETIRIISMDKSFHPECYKCEDCGVSLAKKADGDGNKCYPLDDHLLCRGCNTARIRSLTKATSIDFDFSLRSRTTVT is encoded by the exons ATGTCTAGTTCTGAAGCAGAATTTGATAGGTTGGCTTCTGATCTCTATAAAACACTGGGTATTAGCGGCCACGAGCGAATTAGCAGTGCAGCCAGGTCTGGCAGCTGGAAGAGAAAAGAGGATCGATCCTCGAGTATGAAAGTGAAGCAGGACTGGGCCTCTGAACCACGTTCTTCGCATTTAAAGAGAGTCTCAAGTGAACTAGCTTCACCCCCAGCCGTATCGTCACCTCCAACCGACTCAGAAGCTTACACGTTCACAAAACCTAGGCTACCCAGCGAGTCAAAACCAGACGAATCAAAACCGAAATCTCCGCGTTCATCACCCAAGGCTGCAATAG GTAATTGTGAAGCTTGTGGAAGAAGAATTGGACCAATGGAAGAAGCTTGCACAGCCTTGGAAAAAATTTATCACGTTACGTGCTTCACCTGCGCAGAATGCA AACGCACTTTGTTGGGCAAGACCTTCTACCAAGTGCAGGGCAGAGTGCTATGTCAGAAGGACTATGAG GCCACGCTACAAGTGTGCCATGTATGTGAGAGACCAGTAATGGATAGA GTGTTAAAGGCTATTGGAAAGGTGTTCCATCCGGGATGCTTTGCTTGTGCTACTTGTGGAAAGTGTCTGGAAGGAGTACATTTTACTGTAGATGCTTCTGGTCGGGTTTACTGTATTGAAGATTTTCACAA GAGATATGCTCCAAAGTGTGGAGTGTGTAATCAACCTATTAGACCTGAACAG GGCACCTCAGAGACTATTAGGATAATTTCTATGGATAAGAGTTTTCATCCAGAATGTTACAAGTGTGAG GACTGTGGAGTTAGTCTGGCAAAGAAGGCAGACGGTGATGGTAACAAATGTTACCCATTGGATGATCACTTGTTGTGCAGAGGGTGTAATACTGCTCGCATCCGCTCCCTAACAAAGGCAACGTCAATTGACTTTGACTTCTCTTTGCGATCAAGAACAACTGTAACATGA